In Deinococcota bacterium, the sequence CCTCAGGGCACATCGCACCTTGAAGACTGATCGTCATTGAAGCTTGACCTTCATCGCAAGATCTTGGCCGGGTCGAGCCCGCTCGCCCGCCGCGCCGGGATGAGCCCCGCCACCACGCTGGTCACGAGCGCCAGCGCGCACACCCAGATAAAGTCCCAGGCCTGGAGCGTGACGGGTAGCCGCGTGATGAAGTAGATGTCGCCCGGCAGGGGGAAGGGCTGGAACTTGAAGTAGAGGCTGAGCCCCAGGCCCATCAGCGCGCCCAGGAGGGTGCCCCCGCCGCCCAGGATGAAGCCCTCGAGCGTAAAGACCGCCAGGATCTGCCCGCGCGACGCCCCCAGTGCCCGCAGGATGGCGATCTCCTCGGTCTTTTCGGACACGGTCAGAATGAGGATGTTGGCGATGCCCATCGCCGCCACCAAGACGATGAGAAAGACCACCACCCCGATCAAGGCCTTTTGCAGGTTGAGCTGCTCGATGAGGCTGCGGTACTGCTCCTGCCAGGTCCGGGCCAGGAGGCCGTAGTCCAGGGCGACGCGGCGGCCTACGGTCGTGGCCCTCTCGGGGTCGAAGAGCCGCAGCTGGTAGCCGCTGATCTCGCCCGGCATGCGCAAGAAGTCCTGCAGGGTGGCGAGCGAGCTAAAGGCGACTTGCGCGTCGATCATCTCGTTGCCGACCGAAAAGGTGCCGGCGACGCGAAAGGCCGCCCTGGCCTGGTTGGCGAAGACGACCCTCACCTCGTCGCCCGCAAAGACATCGAGGTTGCGCGCCAGGCTCTGGCCGAGGATAAGGCCCTCGCCGCCCTCGAGCGCGTCCAGGTTGGCCTCGAGCGCGGTGAGCTCGAGCACCTGGCTGTGCGAGCGCGGCTCGATGCCGAAGATGGTGGTGAAGCCGGTGCGGGCGCCCAGGCCGAGGCGGGTGTCGGCCGGCCGGGCGATGAGCGCCTGGCCGAGCACGTAAGCGCCCGCCGCCTCCACGCCCGGCTCCGCCGCGAGCGCCTCCAGGACGGCAGGGTCCTGGGCGAGGGGCGAGCGGTCGTAGCTCTGCAAGGTCACGTGGGGGGTCGCCCGCAGGGTGCTGCTGACGAGCTCGTCGATAAAGCCGTTGGTGAGCGAGAGCGCGGTCACCAGGACCATCACGCCTACCGCCACCCCGACCACGGTCAGGCCTGCCTGAAGCGCGCGGTGACGGATATGGCGCCGCGCCAGGTAAAAGACGAAAAGCCTCATGCTTTCAGCCTAACGCCTCGAGGCGGACTCCGAGCTCGCCGGGACTGCAATACAAGCGGCTAACGGGGTTGAGGCCCCAGGGCGCCGGTCCCCGCCTTCAGCGGCTGGCGGTCAGGACCGGCGCGACCTCGATGGGCACGCCTTCGGTCTGCAAGAAGGGGCCGTCGCGGCCGTAACGCACCACCTCGACCTCGACCCTGCGCACGCCCCACTCGAGGGCCTGGGGAACGGTCTCAAACCACAGGTCGATCTGCTGCTGCTTGCGGATGTTGAGCGTGTCTTCGACGATAAAGTGATCCTGGCCGTCGAGCATCGCCTGGTACCTGCCGTAGCCGCGGCCGTCGTGAAAGTTGCCGAGATCGCGGATGCGCACCAGCGAGCCGTAGGGGATGTGCTTGGGCAGGAGGTCGCGGCTCACCGCGATGATGCCGAAGCGCGTACGCGTGCCGGTCGCGGTGACGAAGGGCTGGCTGTTGGTCTGCTCAGGCACCGAGTTGTAGGCCGTCGCCCGCAGGGTGTAGACGGGAAGGCTGGGACCCTGGACCTCGCCGACGAGCTCGGCTCGGGCAAAGCGCGCTTTGCTCGGGGGCAGGACCTCGGCGCTCACCTCCGGGGTCACGTCGACACCGGCATGCGGTCTGGCATGCGGTGGCGGGCCAAAGGCGGTGATCAGGAGGACGGCGACCATGCCGGTAACGCAGAGTTTGCCGCGGAGTTTGGTGTAGACGTGAAGAAGCACGCGCACCTCCAGAATGTGAAGAATACCACATCTCTCCGCTTCCACCTGGTTTGGCCTCACATCAGCGCGCAGTGGACGGGGTCCCAAATCTCTGTCCCGGTCCCTCGGATAGCCGAGTCTCATGCTTGGAACTAGCCGCAAGGAGGCCTGAGCTGCCAGGGCCCGGCGGGTCCCTTCATTGGGCGCCGAGTATAATGGGTGGTGCGTGATGACTGCCGAACTGTTTTTACGAGAGGCGACGCCCGCGGGCTCGGCCCCTATGCTGCCGTCTCCGCCTCGAGGGGCATTTGACCACCGTGGCCCTAACCATTGAGGCCATAACCGTGAGGCCATACCATGAGGCCATGACGCCAGGCTTTTGCTTCGAGCTCGAGAGGGAGAGAGGCGCCGCCCGGCTCGCCCGCTACCGCACCCCGCACGGCGTCATCGACACGCCTGCCTTTGTCGCCGTGGGCACCCAGGCCACCGTCAAGGGCGTGACGCCCGAGATGGTCGGCGAGGCGGGCACTCAGGCCCTCTTCTGCAACACCTATCACCTCTACCTGCGGCCGGGCGCGGAGGTGGTGGCGGGGCTCGGCGGGCTGCACCCTTTCATGAACTGGTCCGGCCCCATCATGACCGACTCGGGCGGCTTCCAGGTCTTTTCCCTGGGGGCCGGCCTCGAGCACGGCGTCGGCAAAATCGCCAACATCTTTCCCGGCGAGGCGGGCGGCGTCCTGGCCACGCCCGGCGCGCGCGCACCGGAGGGCAAGTCGCTGGTCACGGTCGGCGAGGACGAGGTCCGCTTCAAGAGCCACTTGGACGGCTCCGAGCACGTCTTCACGCCCGAAACGTCCATCGCCGTCCAGCGCGCCCTGGGCGCCGACATCATCCTGGCCTTCGACGAGTGCACCTCGCCGCTGCACGACCTCGACTACACCCGCCGCAGCATGGCCCGCACCCACCGTTGGGCGGAGCGCTCCTTGCACGCCTTTGGGGCGAGCGAAGCCCAGCACGACCATCCCCAGGCGCTCTACGGCGTCGTTCAGGGTGGCGCCTTTGAGAGCTTGCGCAAAGAGAGCGCCAGGACGATCGCCGCCATGACCGTAGCGGGCCGGGGCTTCGACGGTATCGCCATCGGCGGCAACCTCGGCAAGACCAAGGAGGAGATGCACCGGGTCATCGACTGGGCGGTGGCCGAGCTGCCGCGGGGCAAGCCCCGCCACCTCTTGGGCATCGGCGACGTGGAGGACATCTTCGCGGCCGTGGAGCGCGGCTGCGATACCTTCGACAGCGTGGGGCCGACCCGCATCGCCCGCAACGGCGCGGTCTTGGCGCGCCATGACGACGAGGGCCGGCCCCTAACCAGGTTCCGCCTGAACCTAAAAAACGCGCGCTTCGCGGCCGACCCTCGGCCCATCTCAAAGACCTGCGGCTGCTACACCTGCCTTCACTACTCGAGGGCCTACCTGCGCCACCTCTTCAAGGCCGACGAACTCCTGGCGCGGACGCTGGCGACGGTCCACAACCTGCACTTCATGGCGAGGCTCTGCGCGGAGATCCGCCGGGCCTTGCTCGAGGACAGCTTTGGTGAGTTGAAACGGGCGTGGCTGGGGGAAGGAAGTCATTTCTTGCATTGACCTGCTTGCAGGTGTACAGTTTGAAGTGTCACTTCTGGAGCGTTTTATGAAGATGTCCGTCAAAACATTGCGAACCGAGACCAGGCGCCTGCTCGAGACCGTCGCCCGCGGTGAGGAGGTCATCATTACCTACAGAGGAAAACCTCGCGCTAAAGTAGTGGGTCTCGGCACGGTCGCCGGTCAAGAGCGCTCACGGCTTTTCGGCCTCTGGCGGGACCATAACGCCAGCGAAAACGTTCAAGACTACATCGACGCCCTCCGCAAGAGCCGCTATTAGAGCAGAAACCGGTGCTCATCGATACCGACATCTTCATCTGGTATCTGCGCGGCCGTGAATCCGCTGCGGTTTTTCTCGAGTCAAGCCTCAACTTGCAGCTATCCATCATAACGTACATGGAGCTCGTGCAGGGTATGCGCAACAAAGAGGAGTTGAGGCTGCTAAGACAGACGCTTGGCGACTGGCAGGCGGAGATTCTCGCCATTGACGAGCGAATTTCGTATCGCGCGGCCCACTATGTCGAGCAGCACTACCTCAGTCACAATCTGCGCCTCGCGGACGCGCTGATTGCCGCTACGGCGGTCGAGCGCGGTCACAGCCTCGCCACGGGCAACCTCAAGCACTATGGAATGATTGACGAGCTCGAGCTCGTCGCCTTTAGGATTTAGGTAAAAGCGACACTCAAATTGTCAAGGGAGCTGAAGTGAGCTGATCTATCCCTATGGCCGGGGCATCAACTTGCAGATCGAAGTCGACGATGCCGGCGAATTGGTCAGCAAACTCGCCGCCCACGGCTACCCGCTCAAAATCCCACTCCAGGAAAACTGGTACCGACAAGACGAGCGCCTGAACGGCAACAGGGAGTTCTTGGTGATGGATCCCGACGGCCATCTTCTCAGGTTCGCCCAGGACTTGGGCAGCAAGGCAGTAGCGGACGCTTAGAAGTTCTTGTCGACGAGGTCGACCACACTGCCGTCTTGTAACACCGAGCGCACCACGCCGACGCTAGGCACGAAGTAGAGGTCGAGCAGCGTCTGAGCGCCGGTGCTGGTCACGGTCCACTGGCGAATCTGCAGGGCGTCGAAGCGGCCCGCCGGCGTCTCCACCCCGCGCATCCCCAGGACCTCCGCCAGCAGGCTGATCTCGAAGCCGCCGACCAGGGCGCGGCTCTGCCAGGTCTGGCCCACCTCGAGCTCACCGCCAGGGTAGATGACGAGCGGCGGATCGAAGCTGACAAGCTCACCGCCAGCGGCCGTCCCGTGCAGGCGCACCGCCTCGGCGGTGTAGGAGAGGTAGTCCTCGGAAACCGGATTGCCCCCAAACGAGTGGGTGAACACGAGCACCTCGTAGCCGTCGAAGACCTCCGTAGCGCCAAAGGCCTGGGTCTCGCCGTTGGAGTAGGTCCAGCTTAGGCCCTCCCTAGCTGGGAAATAGGCTTCCTGCGCGAGCGCAAGGCCAAGCAAAAAGACGAGCAAAAAGACGAGCAAAACCCAAACCTTGTTCATCACGCTTTCTCCTTGCTGAGCACCGCCGCGCGCAGACCGGCCTCCTCGACCGCGCGCATGGCGGCGAAGCGCAGGCCGTGGGCCTCGAGCTGCAACACCCCGGCGATGGCCGTGCCGCCCGCGCTGGCCACCTCGTCCTTGAGGGCGGCGGGATGGTCGTTCTCGAGCAGCTTGGCCGTCGCCAGGAGCACCTGCCGGGCGAGGTCCTGCGCCAGCCGCCGGTCGAAGCCGGCGCGCACGCCGCCGTCGGCCAGGGCCTCGGCAAAGACCGCCGCAAAGGCCGGACCCGAGCCCGCCAAGCCGGTAAAGGCGTCGAAGAGCCCCTCGGCGACCTCGTAGACCGTGCCCACCGCCGCGAAGAGTTCCCGGGCCACCTCGAGGTCGTCCCTGCCGACTTGCGGCAGAGAGGCCAGCGCCGTGGCGCTGAGGCCGATGCGCGCGCCCAGGTTGGGCATGGCCCGCACCACCCGGCTCGAGCCGACCCGCCGGGCGATCGCCTCCGCGGACACGCCCGCCATGAGCGAGATATAAGAGCCCTTGCGGTTGGCGATGAGCGGCGCCACCGCGTCAAAGGACTGCGGCTTCACGGCGATGAGGACGCGCTCGGCGCGGTGGATGCCTTCGTCGCCCAAAGCCTCTACGCCGTAGCGCGCGGCGAGAGCGCGGCGCCGCGTCTCGTCCGGATGGTAGATGCCGACCTCCGCCTCCTGGAGGATGCCCGCCTTGAGGGCACCGGTCAGGACCGCCCCGCCCATCTTGCCCGCGCCCACGATGGCCAGCTTCATGCGCTATTCTATCCCTCTTTCCTCTCACCCTGACGCCGCCTGGCGAGCAGAAGCCACAGCAGCCCCACAGCGAGGGCCGCGCCCGCGGTATCGGCCAGCCAGTCCCAAACGCTCGCGACGCGGCCGGGCACGGTCGCCTGGTGAAGTTCGTCGCTGAGCCCGTAGAGTGAAGCCAGCGCGACCGCCAGGAGCGGCCGTCCCGTCGCCATATAGACGAGGCCGGCCAGCGCGGCAAAGGCCGCGCCGTGAACGACCTTGTCCCTGGGATGGCTGAGGTCGAGCCAGCCCGCCACGCCCCTCGCGTCGGGCGAGGCCGAGAGGTAGAAGATGAGGCCGGCCAGCGCCAGAGCGAGCGCCCACCACGGCAGCGGATGCTTGCCGGGCGTCATGAGACGCTCGACAGCTGGTATGACATTCGGTATGACATTCGGTATGACATTCAGTGTTCGACGAGCTCGATGAGCACGCCCTGACCCCATTTTGGGTGCAAGAAGACCACCCTGGACCCGGCCCGCCCCGGACGCGGCGTCTCGTCGATAAAGCGAACCCCTTCCGCCTCGAGCCGCGCGACCTCCGCCTCGAGCCCTTCCACACGGAGGGCCAGGTGATGGAGGCCGGGACCGCGCTTCGCCAAAAAGCTGGCCAGCGGGCTGGTGTCGGCGGTGGGCTCGAGCAGTTCCAGCAGACTCTCGCCCGCCCGAAAGGCGCGCACCCGCACAGCCTGCGAGGCCACGGTCTCGTCCGGCCCCACGGGCTCGAGGCCGAGAAGCCGGTAGACGACGCTAGCCTCCTCGAGGCTATAGACCGCGACGCCAACGTGATCAAGTGGCCGGTGGTCGAGGCCGCCCGGAAGTAGGCTCACCGCTACGGCTTGGGCGCCATGACGACGAGCAGAACCACCGGCGTGGCCGACTCGTTGCGCACCCCGTGGGGCGCGCCCGCCGGGGCCATCACCGCCATGCCCTCGCTGAGCAGTTCCTGCTCGTCGCCGACGTCGAAGAGCGCCTCACCCTCGAGGACGACATAGACCTTGTCCTCGCCGTCATGGCTATGCACCTTCTGGGCCTGCCCCGGCAGCAGACAATACTGGTCGAAAAGCATCTTCGCCGAGTCGAAGACCGGAACCTTTTGCATCTTCTCCTCGTTGAAGCGCCGCTGATCCGCTAGGTTTATGTGGTTCATGCCTCACGATACCGCATGTCACCTGCTCGCCGTATTTACTCTAGGCTCTTCATGGATTCCACGGGGCTGAGACAAACCACTTCAAGGAAAACCCCATCTGACCCGTCCACAACAAGCTTTATCCAGCACCGCCTTCCATAGTAGTCCTTTGAGAGTTATGCCGTCCAGGACATACTTTCTCTTGTACAGTGGAGCGCAGCCCCTTGAAACACATACAGAGCCTAGGATTCATTAGGTTGTCGCGGGCTCATTTCGGCTTCGTCGCGCCCACGCCGCGGCTGCCGCAAGCCAAACCCGCCTGCGTGGTTAAATGAGGCCGCGTCGGCAAGAGGTCGACGTGGAGGAGATGTATGCACCTGGGTGTCTGCTACTACCCCGAACACTGGAGTGACGCGACCTGGAAGCCCGACGCGAAGCGGATGCGCGAGTTGGGCCTCACTTTCGTGCGCGTCGGCGAGTTCGCCTGGAGCCGCTTGGAGCCCGAGCCGGGCCGGCTCCACTTCGACTGGCTCGACCGCGCCGTGGACAGCCTGGGCAACGCGGGCCTCAAGGTCATCCTGGGCACGCCCACCGCCACCCCGCCCAAGTGGCTCGTGGACCTTCACCCGGACATTCTCCCGGTCGACAAGGAGGGACGCCGGCGCGGCTTCGGCTCGAGGCGGCACTACTGCTTCTCGTCGAAAAGCTACCACCGGGAAAGCGAGCGCATCGTGACGCTCTTGGCCGAGCGTTACGCTTCGCACGGGGCGGTGGCGGCCTGGCAGACCGACAACGAGTACGGTTGTCACGACACCGTGCGGAGCTATTCGGAGGGCGCAAGGGACGCCTTTCGGGACTGGCTGCGGGTACGATACGGCAGCGTCGAGAGGCTCAACGAGGCCTGGTGGAACGTCTTTTGGAGTATGGAGTATCGTGACTTCGCCGAGATCGAGCTGCCCAACCTCACCGTCACCGAGCCCAACCCCAGCCACCTGCTCGACTTCTACCGCTTCTCCTCGGACACCGTCGTCGCCTACAACAAGCTGCAGGTCGATATTATCCGTGAGCACGATCCGAAAGCCGTCATCTCGCACAATGCCACGGCGTACTTCGGCGACTACGACCACTTCAAGCTGGCGCGTGACCTAGACGTTATCACCTGGGACTCCTACCCGCTGGGCATGCTCGAGGAGAGTTCGCTGCCCGACGAGGTCAAGCTGAGCTTCATGCGCAGCGGCCATCCCGACATGATCTCGCTGATGCACGACCTCTATAGAGGCGTCAAGCGCCGGCCCTTCTGGGTGATGGAGCAGCAGCCCGGCCCGGTCAACTGGGCGCGGAGCAATCCCCTGCCCGCGCCGGGAATGGTCCGCCTCTGGACCCATCAGGCCTTCGCCCACGGCGCCGACCTGGTGTCCATCTTCCGCTGGCGGGCGGCTGCCGGCGCGCAAGAACTCATGCACGCCGGGCTCAACCACGCTGACGGCAGACCCGACCGGGCCAGCGCCGAGATCAAGCAGGTCGCGAGGGAGCTACCGGACGAGCCTGAAACCGTCACCGCGCCCGTAGCACTCCTTATGGATTATGAAAATCTCTGGGCCACCGACATCCAAAAGCACGCCGAGGGCTGGAGCTACTGGGGCCTCCTGGGCGCCTGGCATGCGGCCCTCAGGAGCCTCGGGCAGGACGTGGACATCATCCACCCGCAGGGCTTCCTGACGGGCTACAGGCTCGTCCTGGCGCCCGCCCTGCACCTCGTGGACGAGGCACTGGCGCAGCAGCTGAGGGCCTACGTCGGTGAGGGCGGCCACCTCGTCCTCGGGCCGCGGAGCGGCTCCAAGACGACCACAAACCTCGTGCAGGCGCCCGCGCCAGGGCCGCTCTCGAGCTTGATGGGCGCGGCGGTCCATCATGTGGACGCCCTGAGGCCCGGTGCCGCGGGACAGGTCGAGATGAACGGGGAAAGCTACGCCTACGAGACCTGGGCCGACCTGCTCACACCCACCAGCGCCGAGGTGCTGGCGACCTTTGCGACGCCGGCCTACGCGGGCACTCCCGCGCTTACGCGCAACAGGGTCGGCCTGGGCCTCTGCACGACCCTCGGGGCCTGGGGTGGCCGGAAACTCAACCGGGCGGTGTTCGGGTCGATTCTGGCGACGCTCGAGCTGGCGACGCTCGAGCTGCCCGAGGGCCTGCGCCTGAGCCGCCGGGGCGGGCGGCTCCACCTCTTCAACTTCACCGACGAAGTGCAGCCTCTCGGTGGGATAGCAGGCTTGCCGGAGGTTTTGGCCCAGGCCGGAAGCATCGGCGCGCACGACCTCTTGATGGTGCAAGCTGATGGTGCAAGCTGATGGTGCGAGGGCTCTAGAGCAGGGCTAGAGAGCCGCTCCCAGCTCGAGCGCCCGCAGCGCCCCCTCCCGGTACTGCGGCTTGAGATGGGCATTGACGGCGGCGGTGAGGGCGTCCGGGTCGAAGAAGCCGCCGTCCTCGAGCGCCTTGGCAGCGAGGGCCAGGGCGACGTTCTCCTTGCCGGCGGCCTTGCGGATGCCCGAAACGTCGATCGTGGTCACCGAGGCCCTGGTCTCGGGCAGGTTGAGGCTCGAGTCGGCGTAGACCCGCACCCTCTCCGAGAAAGTCCCCAACTGCCCGCGCAGCCGCTGCACGCCCTCGGGCGCCAGCAAGATGACGGTCCCCGGCTCGTTCACGCCGCCGTAGCGGATGGGCCTGGGGTCTAGGACCAAGGTGCTCACCGAGTGCCCGGTCTTGATGGTCACCGGGTAGTCGTCCTGCTGCGTCACCTGGAGGCCGCTCATGATGGCCGCCTGGGCCAACAGGCCCGCCGCGCTCCTCACCTTGCCGCCCGCCGAGCCCGCCATGAGCAGGCCGGTGCGCGCCGTCAGGGCGTGCGAGAAGCCCACCGGGACGCCCCTGGGCTGCGGCCGGGGCGGCGCCGAGGCGATGAGGGCGTGGGCGTGCGCCTCATAGCTGGGGCGGCGGCTGTCCTTAAGGACCCCCATCGCCAGCCCGGCGCGCTCGGCCCAGTCGTGGAACATCTTGCCGGTGAAGCCGTTGGCGGGCACGAAGTAGGCGGTGCAGAGCTCCCAGATGTCCATGAGCGCGAAGCCGGGCGTGGCGATGGCCCGGGCGATGGTGTCGTAGAGGTCCCTGTCGGTGCTCGGTTGGCGGGCGACGAAGGAGGCGCCGTTCAGCGCCACCGTCCCGGCGACGTCGAAGGGCCTTTCGGGGTTGCCCATCGGCGTGGTGACCGTCTTGGCATCGCTAAAGGTCGTCGCCGAGTGCTCGCCGCCGGTCATGCCGAAGTTGAAGTTGTTGAAGACCAGGACCGTCACGTCCACGTTGCGCCGGGCCGCGGCCAGGATGTGCCCCGCGCCGATGCCGGTGCCGCCGTCACCCATCAGGACGATGACGTGGAGCTCGGGCTTAGCCAGCTTGAGCCCGCAGGCGTAGGCGACGCTGCGGCCGTGGAGGCCGTGAAAGGAGTGGGTCCTGATGTGCGCGTCCGACAGCCCCACGCAACCGATGTCGGTGACGACGACGGTCTTGTCGAGCGGCAGCCCCAGTTTGGCGAGCGCCCCGCCGAGGGCGTTCAGAATGAGCCCGTGGCCGCAGCCGGGGCAGAAGGGGTAGTCCTGGGAATCGACGTAACGCGCGCTGTCTTCGTTGGGGATGCGTAGAGCCATGCTTAGACCTCTTCCAAAACCGCCCGGACGATCTCGCCCGGGCTGATGATCGTGCCGTCGAAGCGCTGCACGCTTGTCAGCCTTTGATTTACGGCGAAGCGTTCGACCTCCTGGAGGTACTGGCCGTTGTTGTGCTCGGGGACGATCACGCGCTTGTGACGCTCGAGGCAGCGGGTGAGTACCCCCTCGAGCACGGGCCAGAGGGTATAGAGGACTAAGAGCGAGACCCTGTGGCCGCCCCTCCTCAAAGTCTCCACGGCGTCCAGTGCCGACTGCGCGGCCAGGCCGTAGGCGACGACGAGCGTGTCCGCGCCCTCTGCTATGTCCTCCTCGAAGAGGCTCAGGCCGGGCTTGTCCCAGCGGATCTTCTCGTTTAGGTGCTCGAGCTTGTCGCGCCGCTTGGTGAGGTCGTTGGTGATGATACCCTCGGGGCCGTGGATACTGGTGGTAAAGCGCACCTGAAAGGGCGCGCCGATGGGCGCGAAGAGGGGCACCTCACCCCTTTCCGGGGTGGCGTAGGGCAAGAAGGCCTCAGCCTCGCCCTGGTAGAGGCGGCGCTCCACGGGTTCCAGCCTCTCCCACAGGCTCGAGTCGGCGCTGCTGCGGGTCAGCGACAGCTCCTTGCTGGTAAGTAAAAAGACCGGCGTGCGGTAGCGCTCGGCCAGGTTGAAGGCCTGGACGGTCAGCTCATACGAGGTCTTCAGGTCTCTGGGCGCCAGGGCGATGATGGGAAAGCCGCCCGCCGTGCTCCAGCGCACGAACTGCACGTCGCCCTCGCCGTGACTGGTGGCGCCGCCGGTAGCCGGGCCCAGGCGCTGCGAGTCGACGATGACCAGCGGCACCTCGCCCATGATGGCCAGGCCGATGTTCTCGCTGTAGAGGCTGACGCCCGGCCCGCTCGTCGCCGTCATCGCCTTGCTGCCGGCCATGCTGGCGGCGATGCACATTGAGATGCCGGCGAGTTCGTCCTCGGTCTGAATGGCGACGCCGCCGATTGACGGCATCACCCTGACGGCCTCCAGGAGCAAACTCGTCGCCGGGGTGATGGGGTAGCCCGCGAAGAAGGTGCAACCCGCGTCAAAGGCACCCCGCATGATGGCCTGGTTGCCGTCGATAAACTCGAACCTGGGTGTTGCTGTGAGCATTGTAGGCACCTCGAGAAGCGATCTTTGCCTAACCATACAACTCGAGCCGACAGCCTGTCCAGCAGTGGGGCTTCATAGCACAAGCTGTTGGTACATGCGGCTTGGCTTTCGTAAGAGGAAGTACGCATTCGCATCGTTTCCGTAAGCTTGCCTGGAGGTGGAACGGTGCGTTCGGAGCTTGCTCGTGCCGTCATGCCGCGGCGATAACGGACCTACAGGCCTACCTCCGCACCTGAGGCTGGGAGTCGAGAGGTCAGCGGCCTGATGTGGCCGGGGCGCCAAAGAGCTGGCGGGCCTGGGCGACTTCCGCCTCGCTGGGCGCGCCCGTCAGCGGAACGGCCGCGGGCGCGCAGACGCAGCCCGCGAGCAGGACACTGAGCAGGAGGAGCGCGAGGAGTCGCAGGGCTTTCATGATGCGGGCTTTCATGATGCACCAGCCTAGCACGCGAGGAGATGAGGGTCGTGCTCGAGCCCGCCTAGCGCCCTCGCATCCGGCGGAACATCGCGTCGCGCGCCTCGTCCTCCTCGATGAGGCTGTCGTCGCCCGCCAAGGACTCGACGTGGTGCCGGAGTTCGTGGGTGAGCGTCTCCCAGATCTCCTCGTCCCAGTCGAAGTCGGGATCGTCCTCGGCGATGATCCGAAACGAGCCGTAGTAGAGGGCGATGTGGCGGCCCAATCCCTCGCCGGCGCTCAGGAAACTCTCGGGTCCGGGGTCCATGTACTCGCCCATGCGGTAGACCTCGTCGAAACCGTCCTCGAGCCGGGCCTCAGTAAGCACGTGCACCCCCTGCAGGCCCCGCTGAAACTCGTCGGGGATGTCATAGAGCATGCTCTTTGCGGTCTGCCGGAAGTCCTCGTAGGTC encodes:
- a CDS encoding thiamine pyrophosphate-dependent enzyme yields the protein MALRIPNEDSARYVDSQDYPFCPGCGHGLILNALGGALAKLGLPLDKTVVVTDIGCVGLSDAHIRTHSFHGLHGRSVAYACGLKLAKPELHVIVLMGDGGTGIGAGHILAAARRNVDVTVLVFNNFNFGMTGGEHSATTFSDAKTVTTPMGNPERPFDVAGTVALNGASFVARQPSTDRDLYDTIARAIATPGFALMDIWELCTAYFVPANGFTGKMFHDWAERAGLAMGVLKDSRRPSYEAHAHALIASAPPRPQPRGVPVGFSHALTARTGLLMAGSAGGKVRSAAGLLAQAAIMSGLQVTQQDDYPVTIKTGHSVSTLVLDPRPIRYGGVNEPGTVILLAPEGVQRLRGQLGTFSERVRVYADSSLNLPETRASVTTIDVSGIRKAAGKENVALALAAKALEDGGFFDPDALTAAVNAHLKPQYREGALRALELGAAL
- a CDS encoding metallopeptidase family protein, encoding MTYEDFRQTAKSMLYDIPDEFQRGLQGVHVLTEARLEDGFDEVYRMGEYMDPGPESFLSAGEGLGRHIALYYGSFRIIAEDDPDFDWDEEIWETLTHELRHHVESLAGDDSLIEEDEARDAMFRRMRGR
- a CDS encoding pyruvate flavodoxin/ferredoxin oxidoreductase, encoding MLTATPRFEFIDGNQAIMRGAFDAGCTFFAGYPITPATSLLLEAVRVMPSIGGVAIQTEDELAGISMCIAASMAGSKAMTATSGPGVSLYSENIGLAIMGEVPLVIVDSQRLGPATGGATSHGEGDVQFVRWSTAGGFPIIALAPRDLKTSYELTVQAFNLAERYRTPVFLLTSKELSLTRSSADSSLWERLEPVERRLYQGEAEAFLPYATPERGEVPLFAPIGAPFQVRFTTSIHGPEGIITNDLTKRRDKLEHLNEKIRWDKPGLSLFEEDIAEGADTLVVAYGLAAQSALDAVETLRRGGHRVSLLVLYTLWPVLEGVLTRCLERHKRVIVPEHNNGQYLQEVERFAVNQRLTSVQRFDGTIISPGEIVRAVLEEV